Within the Solwaraspora sp. WMMA2056 genome, the region CCATCGAGGACGACCGGAACCTGCGGCTGACCGACCTCGGGCGCGCGCAGGCGGTGTCCGTGATGCGCAAGCACCGGCTGGCCGAGTTGCTGCTGGTCAACGTCATCGGGATGCCCTACGAGGAGGCCCACGAGGAGGCCTGTCGCTGGGAGCACGTGATGAGCGACGCGGTGGAGCAGAAGGTCTACGACCTGCTGCACCGGCCGACGCGGTCGCCGTACGGCAACCCGATCCCCGGCCTGGAGGCGCTCTCCGGTGGCAAGCCGGCCCAGGCCAGCCCCGACATCGCCGCCGAAACCGAGCGCAACCTCGCGTTCCCTGGCCTGACCGGCACGGTCGTGGTCCGGCGGATCTGCGAGAGCGTGCAGACCAACGCCGACGTGCTGCGGCAACTGCACACCGCCGGGGTGGATCCGGGTGCCACGGTCACGGTCGCCCAGGAGCGTGACGGGGTGACCATCGATCGCTCCGGGGAGAAGATCCATCTGCCCCGGGAGGTCGCCTCGCGGGTGTTCGTCGCGGTCGGCGACCACGGCAGGTCACTGGCCGGTGCCTCCGCCTGACCGAGGCGACCGCCTGACCGACGGCGCCTGCAGCTGCTTTGTCGAGAGCCGGGCCCGGGGACGATCCCGGGGCCGGCTCACTTCTTCCGGTTGTCGTGTACCAGCCGGGCCAGTTCCACCATCTTCGGCGCCAGCTCGACCGCGGACTGCTCGTCGTCGCCCGGAGCGAACGTCCAGCGCAAACTGAGCTGCGTCGGGTCGGCGGTGATCCAGTTGACCTCCAGCCCCGCCCCGTACCCGGTGTCCGGATCCGGCTTGATCGGGATCCAGTAGGCGGCCTTCGCGAAGTCCGGGATCTCCTTGGCACCGACCGGTGCGACGTCGTCGGCGAAC harbors:
- a CDS encoding metal-dependent transcriptional regulator, translated to MNDLVDTTEMYLRTILELEEESVPPLRARIAERLHQSGPTVSQTVARMERDGLLTIEDDRNLRLTDLGRAQAVSVMRKHRLAELLLVNVIGMPYEEAHEEACRWEHVMSDAVEQKVYDLLHRPTRSPYGNPIPGLEALSGGKPAQASPDIAAETERNLAFPGLTGTVVVRRICESVQTNADVLRQLHTAGVDPGATVTVAQERDGVTIDRSGEKIHLPREVASRVFVAVGDHGRSLAGASA